The genomic stretch GGTTCATCGTCCGGGCCGGTCAGGGCGTGCAGTTCGGCCCGCAGTTCGGCTTCCAGGGCGCTGCCGGGCAGGGTCACGGCCAGCAGGCGGCGCAGCAGTTCCGGTTCGGCAGGCGGCGCTCCGGGCATGCGGTACGCCCGCTCGGCCAGGGCGGCGGCGTGGGCGGGGTCGCTCGCCTCGGCCAGCGTGGCGGCCTCGGACTGCACGTGTCGGGCCAGCCGGGTACGCCAGTCCTCGGCCCAGTCCTCGAAATCCGGCGAGACATCGCCCACCTTCACGCCCGCCAGGAACGCGCCTGGATAGGCGTCCAGCGCCTCCTGCCCGCGCAGGGTCAGCAGGCGCGTGGCGTCGCAGGACACCGCCGTCTCCAGGCGATCCTCGCCTTCCAGGGCACCGGGCGCAGCCTCACGCATCACGTACAGCGCGACGCGCAGGCTGGATTCGGGCTGCCGCGCACGTGGCCACAGCAGCGTGCGCATGTCCCGGCGCGGCGTGGGGCCTTCCAGCGCCACGTAGGCCAGCATGAGCAGGCTCTTCACCTTACGGAATGCGCCCAGGTGCAGGTCGCCCAGGGTCCGCAACTCTGTGGGAGGAGTGCTGGCGGTCATTGGATGGCCCGAGTGTAGCGCTGCGGCCCCGGACGAAACCGGTCGGTGGGGGTGACCGGCAGGTCATGACGGTTGTATGAAGATCTGGTGCAGACCACCGTGCGGGGCAGGCCCCAGCTGTTCAGGACAGCGAGGTCACGGCCGCGCCGCGTGTGGCGTCCCGCAGGGTGGCCGTGAAGGTGTCCACATCGTCCGGGTACAGCTGCACGGTCATGCTCAGGCCGTCTGCGCCGTAGTCCTCTGCGCCGCGCACCGTGTCGAAGGTGTCGAGTGCGTGGTACACGGCTCCCACGTGCTCGAAGGGCACGTGAACCGTCACGGCCTGCCGGGGGCGGATCTCCAGTCTCGGGGCCGTCCGCAGGCATTCGGCCGCCGTCCCGCCGTAGGCCCGCACCAGGCCGCCGGTGCCCAGGTTCACGCCGCCGTAGTACCGCACGACCACGACCATCACGTGATCCACGCCCTGCCCCTGGATGGCCCGCAGGATCGGGGTGCCCGCCGTGCCGCCCGGTTCGCCGTCGTCGTGGAAGCGGTACGCGGGGCCGATCACGTAGGCCCAGCAGTGGTGCGTGGCGTCCGGGTAGCGCTCTCGCAGGGCCGAGAGCTGCGCCAGCGCGTCGTCCGGCGTGTCGGCCCGCGCCGCGAAGGCCAGGAACTCGGAGTTGCTGACCACGGCGTCGTGCCGGTGCGGGGCCGCCAGCGTGGTGAAGGGGGCAGGCAGCGGGGCCGGGGCGTCTGCGCTCAGAGCAGGCCCCGGTCTTCCAGCACGCGCCGGGCGTGGAACAGCGTCAGGCTGCTCGGGCCGTCGTGGATCTCGCCGGCCTCCAGGCGGCGGTACGCCTCGGGCAGCGGCACGACCACACGCTCGATGGTCTCGGTGTCCTCGTGGGTCATGTCGCCCAGGGTCACACCCAGCGCCAGGAACGGATAGAACACCACGCCGCTGATACTCGGCTGCGGGTAGAAGCCCGGCAGCGCGATCCACTCGCCGCCCTGGCCGCCGACCTCCTCGGCGACCTCGCGCTGCGCGGCGGCCAGAATGGACTCGCCGGCCTCGATCCCGCCCGCCACGACCTCGGTGACGGTGGCCCGCAGCGGGTAGCGGTACTGGCGGATCAGCACGGCCTGCCCGTCGGCGGTCACCGGCAGGGCAAAGACGGCGCGTGGCCCGCGCTGCCGGTACTGGTACGTGGTCTCGACCCCGCCCGGCAGCCGCACAAGATCCTCGTGGACGGAGCGCATCCCCGACACCAGCGCCCGGCTGGAAAGCGTTTCCCACGGCTGCGCGGTGTCCTCGACCAGGGCGGGCCAGTTCGGGTGCTCGGCTGGCGGCGTGGACTCGGGTCGGTCGCTCATGGGTACAGGCTAGAGCATGGGCCGTGGGGGCTGCGGAATAACCCTTCAGTCCGCTACGCAGCCAGCTCCCCTCCCTGCGGGCTCTACGAGTCAAGGGGAGCCAACGAGCACATCATTGCCTCCCCCCCAGGGGAGGTGCACCGGAGGGGCGGACTCGCAGAGCTGCGCAGCAGAGGGGTTCGCCCGCGACGTTACCGCCCTCCCGCCCCCGACGCGGGTAGCGCCGCCACATCCACCCGCGCTGCCAGCGTCCCGGCGGCGTCGGCGGTCACGACCAGGGCAGCGGGCGTGACGGTAAAGGCGCTCAGGCGCAGCTCCCCCACGGTGCCGGACAGCGAGACGCCGGGGACGGGGGTGAAGGGCAGGCGGGTCTGCACCTGGGCACGGGCGCGGCCCAGCAGCGGGGCCAGTTCCACGCGGGCGGCCTGCCGCAGATAGGCCTGGGCGCGGGCATCGGCCAGCCAGCCGACCACGCGCCCGGTCAGGCCCTCGCGGCGCGTGACGACGGTGGCGTCTTGCAGGGTCAGGACGTGCCCGGCGTCGTCGAGCACGGGCGTGCCGCTCACGTCGGCGGTGGCCCGGACGGTCAGGCCCAGCGGGCCGCGTACCTGCACCCGCACGGCGGCCGAGATGCGCGGCCCGGAGGGGGTCAGGGTCACGTCCAGCACGCGCACGGTGGGGCTGGTGGGCACCGGCAGCGTGACCGTGCGGGCCGAGGCATACGCCGTCGCCAGCCGCGACAGGTCGGGCCACGGCAGGCGGGCAGGCACGCTCAGGCGCACGCCGGACGCGGGCACCGGCCCCACGGTGAGCGGGGGCAGGGCGGCCGGGGCGGTCAGCGGGGCGGCGCGGCCCAGGTTCACCGCCAGATCGAAGGTGGCCCCCAGCGTGAGCTTCAGGGCATCGGGCGTGACCCGCAGGGGCGTGACCGCCAGCGTGCGGCCGGTGACCAGGGCGGTCGCGGGTTCCGGGGTGGGCAGTGTCCACGGCTGCTGGCCGCGGGCCCACAGCGCCTGCGCCCGCCCGCGCAGATTCGCGCCCTCGCGCACGGCCCGCTCGACCTCGGCCGCGACCGTGTCCAGCTGCGCCTGCACCTGCGACTCCACCAGGGACTGCACGCTGATCCGCACGCCGGGGGCCAGCTCCACCGCCAGCGGATCTGTCCAACGGGCCGTGCCCTCTACGCGCACGCCCGCCTCCCACGCCGGGGTCACGGTGGGCGTGACGGTCAGGCGCACCGTCGCCTCGCCGCCGAAGTCGCGGGCCAGCACGGCCCCCGATCCACCCGGCCCAGCGCGGAAGGCCGCACGGATCGGTACGCTGACCACCAGCCCCGCACCGTCTTCCGACGGCTGCACGCTCACGTGCCCCGCCCGCGTGACCGTGCCCGACAGCTTCACGCTGAGCAGGCCGCCCAGGTAGCTGCGCGTCTCCTCCAGCCGGGCGAACTCGGCGGGCACGCGGGCGTTCGCGGCCACCTGCACGCCCGCCAGGGGCACCGTGACCGGCACGGCCAGCGTCGAGGGGGCCGCCAGGGCAGGGGCAGACATGACCGCAGTCAACACGACCGGCATGAGAGGGCGCAGGGACACAGGCACGTCCCGCAGCGTAGAGCAGGCACCAGACGCCCGGCGTCAGACGAAAGGCGGCGGGTGTGGCCATGAGGCCTACGGTGATCCTGCACACCATCTGCATGGAACATCCATTCCGCGCCGGTACACCTGTTCCAGCGCCAGGAGTGGCCGGCGCGTCCACCCCACCCGGAGGTTTCCACATGACACAGCTCATCACGCCCTACCCCGCCGACGACCACGACCACCACGACGACCTGAACAACCTGGGCCTGCAGGCCGACCAGACCATGCTGGGCAAGTCTGTGCTGGATCGTCGCCGGGTGCTGGGCCTGGGCCTGCTCGGGATCGGACTGCTGGTCGGCTGCGGCAGCGCGGCCCTGACCACTCCGGCCATCGGCGGCACCACGGGCACCGCCGAGTGCCCCGCTGCGATCCCCAGCGAGACCGCCGGGCCGTATCCGGCCGACGGCAGCGCGGCGTCGGGACAGTCGCTGAACGTGCTGACGCGCAGCGGGATCGTGCGCCAGGATCTGCGCACCAGCCTGAGCACCGGGAACACCGCTGCGGGCGTGCCGCTGACCGTGGTGCTGAGGCTGGTGAACACGAATGCCAGCTGCGCGGCCCTGAGCGGTTACGCGGTCTATCTGTGGCACTGCACCGCCGACGGCAACTACTCGATGTACTCGTCGGCCATCGTCGGGGAGGACTACCTGCGTGGCGTGCAGGAGAGCGGCAGCGACGGTACCGTGACCTTCCAGACCGTGGTGCCCGGCTGTTACGCGGGCCGCTGGCCGCACATCCATTTCGAGGTGTATCCCACGCTTGCCAGCGCCACGAATGCGTCGAACAAGATCCAGACCTCGCAGCTCGCGCTGCCGCAGGCCACCTGCGAGGCGGTGTACGCCACCAGCGGCTATTCGGCCAGCACGTCGAACCTGTCGCGGATCTCGCTCGCCAGCGACAACATCTTCAGCGACGGCTCCAGTACCCAGATGCCCACCATGACCGGCAGCACCAGCGCCGGGTATACGGCGACCCTGACGGTCGGTCTGGCCCGCTGAGCGCAGCCGCGTGGGGGCACGCTACCCTGCCCCCATGTGGACACAGCGCGACCTGAACCTGAAGCCCGTGCGGCGCGGCTTCCACCTGATCACGCGCGAGGTCGTCTCGGCCCTGCCGGAACTGGCGGGCGTGCGCGTGGGCGTGCTGCATGTGTTCATCCAGCACACGTCGGCCAGCCTGACCATCAGCGAGAACGCTTCTCCCGACGTGCGGCGTGACTTCGAGACCTACTTCAACCACGCCGTGCCCGACGGCTGGGCGGACTTCGAGCACACCCTGGAGGGGCCGGACGATATGGCCGCGCACATCAAGGCCAGCGTGCTCGGGTCCAGCGTGAGCGTGCCCGTGCGGGACGGTCGCCTCGCGATGGGCACATGGCAGGGCGTGTACGTGTGTGAGCACCGCGACCACGGCGGCCCGAGACGGCTGGTGCTGACGCTGATGGGCGAATAGGTCACAGTGACTGGAATGACCTACAGAGTGGCGCCGCATTGACGTACCGGGGATGACATTGTGCTGCGCCAACAGTTTCGAAATCAGTTCGGTTCAGGTCACGGTCGTTGTCGTGCACATCGGCGTCTCAGTCGCCCCACCCCTTCAGGGGTGCAGATACGAGCCCAACACGGGCTGGACATTCGTTAACTTTTGAGGATAGTGACCACTGCCACGACCGCCCAGACACCTGATGCCCGGCTCTCTCTGCACTTGCTGAAAGCCAGACAGTACGGTCTCCTC from Deinococcus sp. AB2017081 encodes the following:
- a CDS encoding NUDIX hydrolase codes for the protein MSDRPESTPPAEHPNWPALVEDTAQPWETLSSRALVSGMRSVHEDLVRLPGGVETTYQYRQRGPRAVFALPVTADGQAVLIRQYRYPLRATVTEVVAGGIEAGESILAAAQREVAEEVGGQGGEWIALPGFYPQPSISGVVFYPFLALGVTLGDMTHEDTETIERVVVPLPEAYRRLEAGEIHDGPSSLTLFHARRVLEDRGLL
- a CDS encoding DUF4403 family protein, whose amino-acid sequence is MSAPALAAPSTLAVPVTVPLAGVQVAANARVPAEFARLEETRSYLGGLLSVKLSGTVTRAGHVSVQPSEDGAGLVVSVPIRAAFRAGPGGSGAVLARDFGGEATVRLTVTPTVTPAWEAGVRVEGTARWTDPLAVELAPGVRISVQSLVESQVQAQLDTVAAEVERAVREGANLRGRAQALWARGQQPWTLPTPEPATALVTGRTLAVTPLRVTPDALKLTLGATFDLAVNLGRAAPLTAPAALPPLTVGPVPASGVRLSVPARLPWPDLSRLATAYASARTVTLPVPTSPTVRVLDVTLTPSGPRISAAVRVQVRGPLGLTVRATADVSGTPVLDDAGHVLTLQDATVVTRREGLTGRVVGWLADARAQAYLRQAARVELAPLLGRARAQVQTRLPFTPVPGVSLSGTVGELRLSAFTVTPAALVVTADAAGTLAARVDVAALPASGAGGR
- a CDS encoding intradiol ring-cleavage dioxygenase, with translation MTQLITPYPADDHDHHDDLNNLGLQADQTMLGKSVLDRRRVLGLGLLGIGLLVGCGSAALTTPAIGGTTGTAECPAAIPSETAGPYPADGSAASGQSLNVLTRSGIVRQDLRTSLSTGNTAAGVPLTVVLRLVNTNASCAALSGYAVYLWHCTADGNYSMYSSAIVGEDYLRGVQESGSDGTVTFQTVVPGCYAGRWPHIHFEVYPTLASATNASNKIQTSQLALPQATCEAVYATSGYSASTSNLSRISLASDNIFSDGSSTQMPTMTGSTSAGYTATLTVGLAR
- a CDS encoding IMPACT family protein — encoded protein: MSADAPAPLPAPFTTLAAPHRHDAVVSNSEFLAFAARADTPDDALAQLSALRERYPDATHHCWAYVIGPAYRFHDDGEPGGTAGTPILRAIQGQGVDHVMVVVVRYYGGVNLGTGGLVRAYGGTAAECLRTAPRLEIRPRQAVTVHVPFEHVGAVYHALDTFDTVRGAEDYGADGLSMTVQLYPDDVDTFTATLRDATRGAAVTSLS
- a CDS encoding secondary thiamine-phosphate synthase enzyme YjbQ gives rise to the protein MWTQRDLNLKPVRRGFHLITREVVSALPELAGVRVGVLHVFIQHTSASLTISENASPDVRRDFETYFNHAVPDGWADFEHTLEGPDDMAAHIKASVLGSSVSVPVRDGRLAMGTWQGVYVCEHRDHGGPRRLVLTLMGE